GCCAGGCGCTCCGGTAAATCGCGGATCAGCACCGAATTGGTGCGTTCGTCCGCCTGGATGACGGGCAGTGACGCGGTATCGGCGGCCGGCCCCAAATCACCGGAGAAGCCAGCCGTGTAGCGTGCGGCGCCGCCGCCATAATCGCCTGCGCCTTGCCCCGGCAGCCCGGCCATGCTCCCGCCCATGGTACGGCCACCTGAGCCGATCCCGCCCAGCAGCCCAGCCAGTCCTGGCGACACAGTACCCGCGGGCATGTTATCCGGCAAGGGCGGCATCAACACCGTGGAACCGTTCGGTCCGCCGCCGGCTGCCGTACCGCCAAGATTGCCGCCAGCGTCGGCCATTGGATCGACACGCCGCATGTAAGCCTTCGCGAAGCCGCTCTGCGAGCCGTTTTCCGATCCGCCCAGCGCCGCCTTGCTCTCAGGGTGGTATAGCGCTGACAACACACTGGCTACGCCAGCAACAACATAGCGCTGTCCGTCGACGTCCACATTATGGTCAGCGGCCCAGGCGTGCTTGAGTGAAAAAACGCGTACCTGCGAACCGGCTTGCCGGGCCACGGCCGCGTCGACTCGCCGCGCAACCTCGGCGATCAGCTGGACGTACTGCGGCGGCCCGTTAACGAGTACCGTATTGCGGGTATCGTCGTAGGACAACGGAAAGGCCGGATTGGTGATCCGCAGTCTGTCGAGTGCCGCCTTCAAGTCGTCGATGGTTGCGTGCTGCAACTGGACGACCTGCCGTGTCACGCCGCTCGAATCGCTGATTGACAACACCGTTCCGTCGTAGAACCAGACGAAGCCAAAGGTCGATGCCAAGGTCTCGAGGAATCGTTGCGGTGGCATGTCGAAACGGCCCGTGACCTTACCGTGAACATCGCCGGATATCGTCGCGGGCACACCCTGGCTGGACGCCAAGTCTCGCAGGACATCCTTGATATCCTTGCCCTCTACGGACACATGGACCATTCGGCTATGCCAGCGTATCGGTATGTCATCGGCGAAGACCGGCGTGGCGGCCAAAGCAAGCGATGCAATGCATGCCGCACAGACCAGCTTCTTGCGCATTGTGCCCGCGCCTGCTGAAACCACACCCCGAGTTGACTGCATCCAGTTCATTGTTGT
This Mycetohabitans endofungorum DNA region includes the following protein-coding sequences:
- the sctC gene encoding type III secretion system outer membrane ring subunit SctC yields the protein MNWMQSTRGVVSAGAGTMRKKLVCAACIASLALAATPVFADDIPIRWHSRMVHVSVEGKDIKDVLRDLASSQGVPATISGDVHGKVTGRFDMPPQRFLETLASTFGFVWFYDGTVLSISDSSGVTRQVVQLQHATIDDLKAALDRLRITNPAFPLSYDDTRNTVLVNGPPQYVQLIAEVARRVDAAVARQAGSQVRVFSLKHAWAADHNVDVDGQRYVVAGVASVLSALYHPESKAALGGSENGSQSGFAKAYMRRVDPMADAGGNLGGTAAGGGPNGSTVLMPPLPDNMPAGTVSPGLAGLLGGIGSGGRTMGGSMAGLPGQGAGDYGGGAARYTAGFSGDLGPAADTASLPVIQADERTNSVLIRDLPERLAQYQSLIDALDVKPRLVEIEAHIIEVDDDALKQIGVDWRAHNSHIDLQTGNGLHSPSSYDGTLNPTFTSKSSDGTTVISTAPLGASLTAVLGNAGRYLLARVDALQSANLARIDASPKVATLSNAEAVMDHKTRFFVRVAGYTSADLYSVSTGVSLRVRPLVVEEDGRTQIKLEVHIEDGQVTNQLVDNIPVVTTSTINTEAFVGQNESLLIAGYRTDSSSNLETGIPLLSKIPLIGGLFRYRSDQRSHMERIFLLSPRIIEF